A segment of the Bacteroidota bacterium genome:
GACGAATGAATGCGATATTCTATATTATATAATTTAAAAGAAGCATAGGTGAGTTTTTCACTCTTACGATCTTTATCTTTTTTCACTTTCAGCTTTTTTATAGCTTTGTTAAACGCCAATTTAAATTCTTCTTTTCCCCTAGTTTGGTCGATATACTTGATAGCTATTTTGGCCACTTTTGTATAATGGTCCACCACATTGTTTTTTGTTTCATCCATTTCTTTTAAATAATATTTCACATCTGTATCAAGCATTTTATGGACCAATGCATATATAGCACTATCTTGATAGTCTAGACTTTTATAGCTTTCAAATTTGATGGTGGCAATGGATACCATTTTATTTTCGAATGCGGTTCCTACGTAAGTTTCATATTTATATACATATTGAGCATTATATAACCATTGTAAAGCTTCGTCGTAATTGCGTTTACGAAGATATAAGGTTGCTAATCGCAAGCAGGAGTTATGGCGGTAATTAGCATACACTTCCATTACTTCCATCCCCTTATCTTTATCGTTCACATTAGGCGAGGTGATGATACGGTTATACCACCTGATGGATTCATTGATGCTATCCTTTTCTAAAACACCCGCAATTCGAAACATGGCCTTAGAGCATTCCTGCCTAAAAGTGGGAAAGTTGTCGAGTACATATCTATAATAATATAAAGCGGAATCAAGCCTATAAGCGGCGTTCTTAGTTTTCGAACCTTTTTCCATATTCTCACCTAAGCCTATATATGAATCTGCTGTTTGGGCTGTTATATAATTTACTGAAAATAGTAGAAGTATATATAGGGTGATTTTTTTGAGCATGAGTGAGGTCTTTTTGTCTACTGCAAAATTAACAATCAGCTTGCCACAAAGTCTTTCCGCAGTTTTGCACAATGTGTGAATAGCTGCACTGGTTTTGACTACATTTTTTTAATTACAAATGCCAAAGTACGAATTACGGCAGCAGGAACAAGGTAATCGTAATTCGTAAATTCTAATTCGTAATTAACTGCCAAAATGGTTCTTCACTTGCTCTACAAAATTAGAAAACAATGCAGGCTTTGTTACTATAGTAAACACTATACCAAATAATGCACCTTCAATGTGTGCGGTATGATTGATATTGGTTCGCTTGGCTTTGTTCAAATAAAATTCCAGAGCCAAATATAATAAGCCGTAAACCACAGCAGGCATTTTTATGCCATACACTGACAGTTGTGAAAATGGTTCTATAATAATACAGGCAAATACCACTGCCGAAACCGCTCCCGATGCTCCCAATGAATTATAATTTACATTGTTTATATTCTTACGGTAGCTTGTAATCTCACAAGCCACTAGCGAGAGTAAATATAATGTGATGAAATAAAAATGGGCTTTATCTTCAAAAAAATCGGAATAAGCACTCTCCAAAAAAGAACCGAAACTATATAATACAAACATGTTCAAAGCCAAATGTATATAATCGGCATGAACAAACCCAGAAGTAAAAAAACGCCACCATTCTTTGCGGTGCTTTACCATGTAGGCATTGAACATCATTTTATCCATTAATATTTGGTTGCTGAAGGCTGAAATGCTTGCCATTGCTGTTACAATGATAATAATAAGGGTAATACTAAATTGCATAAATATATAATTAAGCTGATATTTTTTTGCTTACAAAACGGTTTCTTATTTCTTCTCCAATTCCAGTAAA
Coding sequences within it:
- a CDS encoding rhomboid family intramembrane serine protease gives rise to the protein MQFSITLIIIIVTAMASISAFSNQILMDKMMFNAYMVKHRKEWWRFFTSGFVHADYIHLALNMFVLYSFGSFLESAYSDFFEDKAHFYFITLYLLSLVACEITSYRKNINNVNYNSLGASGAVSAVVFACIIIEPFSQLSVYGIKMPAVVYGLLYLALEFYLNKAKRTNINHTAHIEGALFGIVFTIVTKPALFSNFVEQVKNHFGS